CAGCGTGGCCGGGCAGCCCCGCCTCCTCCCGTCGGTCCTCCCGAGGCCCGCAGGCCCCGAGGTTCGCCGAGCGTCTAGGCCCGGAAGGAGGCGGGcccgctgccccctcccctgcacacCTTGGCTGGCGGGGGCTCGTGCCCCTCCGCTGCACCGGTAGCTGGAGCCGCAGGGCCCGCCGCGTGAGGCAGCGGTCACGTGTTGTTTTGCCCGCCGCCGAGCGCTTTGAGTGgagtgggcgggggcggggccgaggcGGGAGGGGGCTAGGGCGGGCAGACAGGGGTAAACGGCTTCTtcccccagccctcccttccccgagcccccccgcctccccctcgCTCATCTTAAAACCACCGTGCATCACCATGGCGAGTGGCTCCTTCGCTCGCGACCAAGCGACGAGGAGACTGAGGGCTGCAGCAGCGGCAACGGCGGCGGCTCTCTCTGCGGTGGCGACCACCCCACTTCTTTCCTCGGGCATCCCTACCGCACTCATTGGGACCGGGTCGTCTTGTCCGGGAGCCATGTGGCTCTCCACGGCCACCGGCTCCCGGTCAGACTCGGAGTCTGATGAGGAGGACCTCCCCGTCGGGGACGAAGTCTGCAAACGCGGCTACCTTCGGAAGCAGAAGCACGGCCACAGGCGCTACTTCGTGCTCAAACTCGAGACAGCCGACGCCCCGGCTCGGCTGGAATACTATGAAAACGCCAGGAAGTTCCGGCACAGTGTCCgcgccgcggcggcggcggctgcctCCGGAGCCGCGGTCCCCGCGCTCATCCCGCCGCGGCGCGTGATCACCCTGTACCAGTGCTTCTCCGTGAGCCAGCGAGCCGACGCCAAATACCGACACCTCATCGCCCTCTTCACCCAGGATGAGTACTTCGCCATGGTGGCCGAGAACGAGTCGGAGCAGGAGAGCTGGTACTTGCTGCTCAGCCGCCTCATCCTCGAGAGCAAGCGCCGCCGCTGCGGCACGCCGGGCGCGCTGCCGAATGGGGAGCCAGCCCGGCCGGCGGCTGCAGCGGCGGCGTCCGAGCCACCCTTCTACAAGGATGTGTGGCAGGTAGTAGTCAAACCCAGGGGGCTGGGGCACAGAAAAGAGCTGAGCGGCGTGTTCCGGCTCTGTCTTACCGACGAAGAGGTGGTGTTCGTGAGGCTGAACACCGAAGTGGCCAGCGTGGTTGTCCAGCTCTTGAGCATCCGTCGCTGCGGGCACTCGGAGCAGTATTTCTTCTTGGAAGTCGGCAGGTCCACGGTCATCGGCCCCGGGGAGCTCTGGATGCAGGTCGATGACTGTGTGGTAGCCCAAAACATGCACGAGCTGTTTCTGGAGAAGATGAAAGCCCTGTGTGCAGATGAGTACCGAGCCCGCTGCCGCAGCTACAGCATCAGCATCGGCGCCCACCTGTTAACCCTGCTGTCCGCTAGGAGGCACCTGGACACGCTGCCGCGCGAGCCCGGCGGCTGGCTGAGAAGGTCCCGCTTTGAGCAGTTTTACCACTTCAGAGCCATCGGCGACAGGGAAGACGAGATGCCCCTCACCAGGCCCTACCTGACACCCAGCGAACCCGTGCCCACCTCCAGGCGAGCAAGGCTGCACCTGCCTAGAGCGCGCAGGTCCAGGAGAGCGATTTCAGTGCCTGCCAGCTATTTTCGCCGCCTCCCATCCAGCCCGGTACGTGTCCCGCATCCTGCAGAAGTCCCGAACCACAGAGCTGGCCTGTCTCCTGAAGCCTCTGGATATGGCAACTCTGGGGAAGAAGACAGTCCCCAAGGCCAAGAGGCTCAGGAAGGAAACGGAGGTGACTACATGCCCATGAACAGATGGGGCTCGGGCAACGGCCAGGGTTCCGGAAGTGGCCAGGGCTCGAGTGGCCAAGGCTCCAGTAGCCAGGGTTCAGGAGGAAGCCAGTGCTCCGGCGGGGGGCAGGGCTCCAGTGGTGGCCAGGGCTCAGGGAGCCAGGGTGCAGGAGGAAACCAGCGGTCAGGAGATGGCCAGAGCACTGCAGGTGGGCAAGGCTCGGGCAGTGGCCAGGGAGCCAGCGGCGGTGGACATGGCTCCGGCGGTGGGCGGGGACCCGGAGATGGCCATGGCTCAGGCGGGGGTAAGAGCCACGGAGGGGGTAAAGGTTCAGGAAGTGGGAAAATCTCGGAGGGCAATGGTGAGCGTGGAAAATCTCTGAAGAAAAGGTCCTACTTTGGCAAATTAACTCAAAGCAAGCAGCACGTGCcaccccctccacctccacccccaccggCTGGAGCAACTGGTAGCAAAGGGAAGTCTGGGGGAAGGTTCCGACTTTACTTTTGCGCTGACAGGGGAACCCCAAAAGAACGCAAAGAGGCCAAGGAGGTCAAAGACTTAGAGACACTGGAAGGTGCAGCTCAGGGGCCCCACAGAGCCAGAGCTTTTGACGAAGATGAGGATGACCCTTACGTGCCAATGAGGCCAGGGgtggctgcccctcccccaagctcCAGTGACTATATGCCAATGGCTCCTCAAAACTTCGCTCCTTCAAAAATGCACCACTCTCGATCACCTTTTGAGGATTCAAGAGGGTACATGATGATGTTTCCCAGAGTGAGCTCACCACCTGCCCCAAGTCCCCCGAAAGAGGCAGATCCTGAAAAGGAGGACGAGTCAAAGGACAATGACAGTGAGAGTGACTATATGTTTATGGCTCCTGGAGCCGGTGCAattccaaaaaaacccccaaatcctcAGGGTGGCTCTTCTTCTAAAAACTGGAGCTCTTACGTTTCCCTGCCAAACCCTTTTCAGGGCTCCCCATTGGGACAGAGTGACCACAGTGAGTATGTACCAATGTTACCTGGAAGGTTCCCAGGGAAGGGCCTAGACAAGGAAGCCTCATCCAGCGGGGGCCCCAAAGATGCAGTTTCAAAGCCTTCAGCTGAGGGGTCATTCTCAAAGCGTGGAGATGGGGCATCACTGACAAAGCCTTCAGATGACGGCCCCCCCAAGAACAAGGCTAAGAGACCTAACAGCCTCTCTTTcatcacaaaaggaaataaaatcaagcCAAAATCACAAAAGCCCACTCGTGAACAGAGAGGAGCTGACAGCTCTCATGACTACGTCAACATTGACTTCACTAAGAGAGAGAGCAATGTGCCAGCCCCCTTTATTCACGGACTGCCAGGTTCGTGGGGCATCATTGCTGGCCCCAGACCGTCAGCCTTTTCTAACTATGTGAATGTTGAGTTCGGGCTGCCATTTCCAAACCCAGCACACAGGCTCTCGAATCTTTTAAGAGCCATTCCAGGTGCCAACCCCCTTTATCTGGAAGGTGCTAGGTGGCCACTTGTGCCTCTTCCTCCCAACACTGCAGGTGGCAGTGCGAATGAGGAAGAGGGTGACTACATTGAAGTGATTTTCAATCCAGCAATGACACCGGCCGTGCCTTTTGGTGACAGGGCCATTCGCTATGATGCCGAAACAGGTCGCATCTATGTGGTCGACCCATTTTCAGAGTGCTGTATGGACATTTCGCTCTCCCCCGGCCGCTGTTCCGAGCCACCACCTGTAGCCAGGCTGCTGCAGGAAGAACAACCGCCGGAGCGAAGACGCCCGCAAAGCCGTTCGCAAAGTTTCTTTGGGTCGGCCAGGGCCGCCTTCTCAGCTTTCTCAACGGACAGCCTCGAGAGAGACCTCTCGAGCCCCTTGGCCGCGGCCGCTGCTGCTTCGGCCGCTGCGCCCGCCTTAGCCTTGAGCCAGGCGTTTGCCGCCGCCTCTGCCCTCGTCGTGGCCCCGGGCGTCGGGGCAGCCGCCAGGGGCTTGGAGGCCGCCGCAGGCTTTAACTCCGCCTCTGCCCGCTGGTTCCAACCTGTTGCTGGCGCCgcggccgcggccgccgccgaAGCGGTCAGGGGGGCCCCAAACGTGGCCGGTGGCTCGAACCTGAGAGCCCCCAACCCATCTGCAGACCTAGCTGGCGGTGAGAACGGGGCCGCAGCGGCCGCCCCCAGACCGCCGCCGCGCCGCCCCGTGCCGAGACCCCCGGGGCGAGAGGATCCTGACGAAGACGACGATGACGACAACATCTACGTGAGAATGGACTTTGCCAGACCTGACAACAAGAAGTTCGACTCTCCACGCAGAGGTGGGTAATTTGGGAATTCATTTCCCGAAGTTAATGGTTATTGCTTAGTGAATCGATATCTGCGGCATTAGGAAAAAGTGAGTTAACGTTCCATTAACTGGTGCCTGTTTAGCAAGAAAAGTAGAATTCAGTTTTCACTATGTGCAATACCTTGTGATCTTTGCAAAAACTTAAGTTTGGATGCAGTCAtacatttatctgaaaaaaaaatccgcTTATCATTTAAACATTGGTTCTACTTTTTAGGAGTAAAGTTTAAGAATGTATTTATCTATCATGAGGATGCTTTCAGACATCCTTCCCTAACACTTAATGCCTTATGCAAACAGTGACACCATAAATTGGATCCtatcaactcctttttaaatCAATAGGTAAAAGCTACTTTGCTAATACTCATATTTGCATTTGCAAATACTCATATTTGGTTACAAGAATTTTAATAAGAGCACAGAATATTAAGCTGTAATCACAGACTGTAACTTTTGGGGGAGGTACACTTTCTCCTtcaaaagttactttttaaaaaaagcagtcattgttaattttttaaaaagcagtccaTTGTTATGCTGGTTTGCTGGTGATTTACCAAGAAGGTTAAATCTCCATTGTTAGCTTGAATGTCTGGAGGGCACAAAACATAATCTGAAACAACAGGTGATTAAAAGAAGAGCATGTTTCCCTCCGAATATGTTGTTgtgttgatttgttttgttttacacagGATATGTTGCCAGAAACCTTGAGTGTTCCTTTCCTGTCACTAGTAGTGAAAAGGAGGTCACCTTCGctgtgcctcattttcttcctaaaaCTCCCCCCAAAGAGGGAATGGTGACAACTTGATAATGGGTATGAATATTGTATGAAAGGTTTAAAAAGCATTGAAAAGCATCTAATCGGTGTGTCTTGTGGGAAATCCAGGAAAGCAAGATAATATGGCTAGGGGAAGACCTGACCCCAGGGACAGCCTACCCTGGAACAGTGGAAGTGTTTTAAAGGGTTACTTttccaaaggaagaaataaggaaGAGTAGGAGCTGTCAGAATTGAAAGGAGGACTTTGAgtaaatctctgtactttctgcaaTGTTATCAGTGCGTCTGCAGACATTCTCAAGAAATGATTTCTGAAGATGATGTCTCCGTagtctctgccttccctcctcagTAAGAATGtgctgctttcccag
Above is a genomic segment from Neovison vison isolate M4711 chromosome X, ASM_NN_V1, whole genome shotgun sequence containing:
- the IRS4 gene encoding insulin receptor substrate 4, which gives rise to MASGSFARDQATRRLRAAAAATAAALSAVATTPLLSSGIPTALIGTGSSCPGAMWLSTATGSRSDSESDEEDLPVGDEVCKRGYLRKQKHGHRRYFVLKLETADAPARLEYYENARKFRHSVRAAAAAAASGAAVPALIPPRRVITLYQCFSVSQRADAKYRHLIALFTQDEYFAMVAENESEQESWYLLLSRLILESKRRRCGTPGALPNGEPARPAAAAAASEPPFYKDVWQVVVKPRGLGHRKELSGVFRLCLTDEEVVFVRLNTEVASVVVQLLSIRRCGHSEQYFFLEVGRSTVIGPGELWMQVDDCVVAQNMHELFLEKMKALCADEYRARCRSYSISIGAHLLTLLSARRHLDTLPREPGGWLRRSRFEQFYHFRAIGDREDEMPLTRPYLTPSEPVPTSRRARLHLPRARRSRRAISVPASYFRRLPSSPVRVPHPAEVPNHRAGLSPEASGYGNSGEEDSPQGQEAQEGNGGDYMPMNRWGSGNGQGSGSGQGSSGQGSSSQGSGGSQCSGGGQGSSGGQGSGSQGAGGNQRSGDGQSTAGGQGSGSGQGASGGGHGSGGGRGPGDGHGSGGGKSHGGGKGSGSGKISEGNGERGKSLKKRSYFGKLTQSKQHVPPPPPPPPPAGATGSKGKSGGRFRLYFCADRGTPKERKEAKEVKDLETLEGAAQGPHRARAFDEDEDDPYVPMRPGVAAPPPSSSDYMPMAPQNFAPSKMHHSRSPFEDSRGYMMMFPRVSSPPAPSPPKEADPEKEDESKDNDSESDYMFMAPGAGAIPKKPPNPQGGSSSKNWSSYVSLPNPFQGSPLGQSDHSEYVPMLPGRFPGKGLDKEASSSGGPKDAVSKPSAEGSFSKRGDGASLTKPSDDGPPKNKAKRPNSLSFITKGNKIKPKSQKPTREQRGADSSHDYVNIDFTKRESNVPAPFIHGLPGSWGIIAGPRPSAFSNYVNVEFGLPFPNPAHRLSNLLRAIPGANPLYLEGARWPLVPLPPNTAGGSANEEEGDYIEVIFNPAMTPAVPFGDRAIRYDAETGRIYVVDPFSECCMDISLSPGRCSEPPPVARLLQEEQPPERRRPQSRSQSFFGSARAAFSAFSTDSLERDLSSPLAAAAAASAAAPALALSQAFAAASALVVAPGVGAAARGLEAAAGFNSASARWFQPVAGAAAAAAAEAVRGAPNVAGGSNLRAPNPSADLAGGENGAAAAAPRPPPRRPVPRPPGREDPDEDDDDDNIYVRMDFARPDNKKFDSPRRGPGTEAAVKNFPMVKESDYIATKTHFRRQVMLMKFHLCPLQICLKERTFRGF